The stretch of DNA GGACGTCGCCCAGCGCGTGCGAAGCGGCAAATTCCAGCAGGTCGAGGCGCGCACGCAGCAAATCCTCATTACGTCTGCGCTCGGTGATATCGCGCAGTGACCCCTCAATACCGGCGGGTTTTCCATTGGCGTCAAAATAAAAGTGGGAGTTGGTGGAGGTAATAATGACGCGGCCGTCTTTGGCTTTGAGCCTGAGCTCATAATCGGTTACTTCTCCCTGCTCCATGATTGTTCTGACCAGTTCAGCTCTATCCTGAGAATCGCAATAGATGGTTTCCACCGGTTTCCCGATCAGGTCTTCCGGTCTGAAGCCCGCATATTTTTCAATCGAAGGGCTTAATTCGACAATAATGCCATCCTGATCGGTCTGGTAAAACACATCCTGAACGTTTTCGAAAATTTTTCTGAATTTGCCCTCGCTTTCGCGAAGCGCCTCTTCCATCTGCTTGCGCTTGGTAATATCCCGGGAGATGCCCAGAATGCCGATCAGTTCTCCTTGGGTGTTGCGCATACCGGTGATTGTTGCCTCCGTCCACACGGTCTTGCCGTTTTTGCAGGGCACTTCCCATTCACCGCGATATGCCTGCATGGTCGCTTCGCTTTGCACGGCGGCCAGACTGGATTTGGCAATGACCGCCGACTGCGGCGTCAGCGCCTCATCAATCGACAGTTGCATAGCCTCGTCAACCGTATAGCCGGACAACTTCTCCACGGATGGACTGACATAAGTATAACGGCCCTCAAAGTTCATGGTCCAGATCACATCCGAAACATTCTCCGCCAGCCGGCGATACCGTTCCTCACTGCTGCGCAGGGCTTCCTCCGTCTGCATGCGCTCGGTAAGATTGGTGAGGAAATTCAAGGTTCCGGGAGAGCCTTCCCATTCGATGATGACGGCATTGATTTCAAACCAGCAGACACTTCCGCCTTTGGTAACCGCTCTGAACTTGTATACCGATGAATCGGCCATGTCGCCCGCAAGACGCTTTTGATAATGCTGCACCACCATATCCCGATCGTCAGGGTAGATGAATTCCACAAACGGCCGGGTATAGATATCCTCCAGCGAATAGCCCATCATCCTGGAAAGGATCGGATTGGCATATTGGATCATGCCGTTCTGGACAACGAGAATCGACTGACCTGCGTTCTCGATCAGTTTTCTGTAGTGTGATTCGCTTTGCCGCAGTTCCTGCTCCGCGCGTTTGCGGTCGGCAATGTCACTTTCCAGATCGTTGATCAACCCGCGATTGAGCGCCAGAAAAAGCGCCAGAGTCATGGTAATCATCAGCATTTGGTAGATCATGATGACGGCCGTGTCGTATATGCCGGACAAAAACAGGTCGCTTCCGGAAGGCGTCGTCAGATCAATGAAGATACGGGCAACGCTGGCCGCACCGTATGCCGCAAGAACAATAGCCGCCGGCTTGATGACGCGTTCCTTGTCCGCATCCCTCAGGCGTATGATCCGCCAGATGTGCTGGGAGCAGATGAATAAGAGCGCTATGGATACGTTGAGCTTGCGCGCCAGAAGGCTGGGCTCGGCATAGGTGAAATAACCCTGAACCAGAATGAAAGCCGCAAGCAGAATGTAATTGAGATACTGTCTGCCTTTGATGTTCGCATAGCGCTCCACACCGATGCAGACCAGAAGGATCGCCGCCGGAATCAGAGCATTCCCGATAACAATGGAAAAAAAATCCGGAATAAGGCCGCGCAGGACAAGCAATAAAATTGCCAGGAAGTGTACCGCAAAGCTGGCCGGCCAGAACCCGATTGCCGAAAAGCGCCTGCGGTTCTGCGTCCACAGCGAAATCATGATCATGGTGCAAATCGCGTTGCTGATGACATAGCTGAAAAGAACCGTTTTCATGTCCAGAATGTTCATATCAACTCACTATTGCAAACAGGCAAATATTTTGTTCATGACGGATGCAAAGGCTTGATCAATCAATCTTTTTTTCCAAAAAACCCGGATAATGTTTTTTCGCGCATTCGGGACATATTCCGTGGCTGAATTCCGCTTCCGAATGATCACCGATGTATTTTTCCAGCCGCTCCCAGCTTTTTTGATCATTGCGTATTTTGTGGCAGAATGAGCAGATGGGGATAATGCCGCGCAAGGTATGGATCTGAGCAATGGCATCCTGGAGTTCTTTAATTCTTTGTGCCAGCGCATTTTGCAGCCGGACATATCTTTCGCCCACGCGGATTCTCGCATGAAACTCATCTTTATCAAAGGGCTTGGTGACGTAGTCATCAGCCCCCGCGTCCAGGCCTTCGATGATCGCGCCCTTCTCATCACGGACGGTGAAAAGGATAATATAAGGGGGACTGGAAGATTTCATCTGCCGTACATTTCTGATGACTTCGATGCCGTCCATACCGGGCATCAACCAGTCCAGAATTATGATTTCAGGCGAGTTTTCACCCTTGATGATTTCGAGGGCCTCCAGACCGTTGCCGGCGGTAACGACATCGTAGTTCCATTGCGTCAGGTATTTGCGCAAAAGATTGATGGTATTCGCATCGTCATCCGCTATTAACAGCCGCATTCTCTGCCTCCGTCTGTTTAAGCAACCGTGGCAAAGTATATACTGGTTCAGTGCTGAATTCAATCAGGAAGAACAAGCGGCAAAGTCACCCTGTTTTTCAAAGCAGGATGCCGGCGTAAATTTTCATAACGGCTTTTTTGACTGTTTGAGGTTGGGCTGCCTCGTGCAAACGGGGCATGTGTGCATCCTCCGGACCGAACATGGCAAACA from Deltaproteobacteria bacterium HGW-Deltaproteobacteria-6 encodes:
- a CDS encoding response regulator, which gives rise to MRLLIADDDANTINLLRKYLTQWNYDVVTAGNGLEALEIIKGENSPEIIILDWLMPGMDGIEVIRNVRQMKSSSPPYIILFTVRDEKGAIIEGLDAGADDYVTKPFDKDEFHARIRVGERYVRLQNALAQRIKELQDAIAQIHTLRGIIPICSFCHKIRNDQKSWERLEKYIGDHSEAEFSHGICPECAKKHYPGFLEKKID